TTTTCGCTCTCTCTGTTCTGAAGAATGGTTCTTTGTTTCAGATTTTCCAATAGTAGACCTTTCAACCATTATTTTAGCTTGTTTTCGTGCAACATGAAAAATTTTAAGGTACAGGCAGCTCATAATAGTACCTGGAATGAAAAATGCCACAAGGGCAGCAATGACCCCCCACTGTTTGTTAAAAATCAAAGCACAGCTTCCAAAACAGGAATTCAGCATTAAAAGGTCCTCCAAACCTTGTAGATTTATGTTAGACAATACCACACCGAAGCTAAATGAGAATGAAAAGAGCCAAATAACAGCAATTCCCACAGCCACACTGTCATTTGTCACCTTCATCTTATAACCCAGAGGGTCGGTAATGGCCATGTACCGGTCAATAGAAACTAAACACAGGTGCAAGATGGACACAATACTTAGTGTCATGTCTAAACTGGAATGAATTTTGCAAAAAATCTCCCCCAAGAACCAGCAGCCTTCCACCCATCTCACCATACTGAAAGGCATGATCATAGAGCCGAGCAGACAGTCCACAACAGCCAGTGACAGGATGATTAGGTTAGTTGGAGAATGCAGCTGTTTAAAATGGGAAATAGTGATGATGACCAGCAGATTCCCAAAAACAGTCATAAGTACTGTAGGAAGCATTAAAATGTACATGGCAACTCTAATGACAAAGAAACGAGTTTTTCTGAGGCAGGAGTCTGGCTCATGTGGAAAGCAGAGAAGTTCCA
This DNA window, taken from Hemibagrus wyckioides isolate EC202008001 linkage group LG06, SWU_Hwy_1.0, whole genome shotgun sequence, encodes the following:
- the LOC131355000 gene encoding trace amine-associated receptor 4-like — encoded protein: MEWIENVVTNATHADVDMELLCFPHEPDSCLRKTRFFVIRVAMYILMLPTVLMTVFGNLLVIITISHFKQLHSPTNLIILSLAVVDCLLGSMIMPFSMVRWVEGCWFLGEIFCKIHSSLDMTLSIVSILHLCLVSIDRYMAITDPLGYKMKVTNDSVAVGIAVIWLFSFSFSFGVVLSNINLQGLEDLLMLNSCFGSCALIFNKQWGVIAALVAFFIPGTIMSCLYLKIFHVARKQAKIMVERSTIGKSETKNHSSEQRERKAAKTLGIVMGIFLLCWLPFFTATIADPFLDFSTPIDVFDALVWFGYLNSTCNPLVYGFFYPRFQKAFKIIIYKYVFLSNSGNLTL